A region from the Pelobates fuscus isolate aPelFus1 chromosome 1, aPelFus1.pri, whole genome shotgun sequence genome encodes:
- the IFT20 gene encoding intraflagellar transport protein 20 homolog, with protein sequence MARDSLSEAGLHFDELNKLRVLDPEVSQQTTELKEECKDFVDKIGQFQKIVGGLINLVDQLAKETENEKMKAIGARNLLRSIAKQREAQQQQLYALIAEKKMQLERYRIEYDALCKVEAEQNEFIDKFILQK encoded by the exons ATGGCCAGAGACTCCCTTTCAGAAGCCGGGCTGCACTTTGATGAGCTGAACAAGCTAAGAGTCTTAGATCCCGAGGTTTCTCAGCAAACAACAGAACTAAAAGAAGAATGCAAAGACTTTGTAGACA AAATAGGTCAGTTTCAGAAGATAGTGGGTGGATTAATCAATCTTGTCGACCAGCTGGCTAAAGAAACAGAGAACGAAAAAATGAAG gccATTGGTGCCCGCAATTTACTGAGATCGATAGCAAAACAGAGGGAAGCCCAGCAACAGCAGCTCTATGCTTTAATAGCGGAAAAGAAGATGCAACTGGAAAG ATATCGAATAGAATATGACGCTCTGTGTAAAGTGGAAGCCGAGCAAAATGAATTCATTGACAAATTCATTCTTCAGAAATAA
- the TMEM97 gene encoding sigma intracellular receptor 2: MASLVRLLEWIFFFYFFSHIPITLLVDLQPILPSSWYPQEVLDLMKWYVVSFKDHMMMNPPAWFLSFVYCEALVQLPFFPVAAYAFYKGGCKWIRIPAIVYSAHVATTVIAIIAHVLFGEFQKYNGVDPPNQKERLTLVSIYAPYLVIPLLILLTMLFSPRYKQEEKRKRR, translated from the exons ATGGCTTCCCTCGTCCGCCTGCTGGAATGGATCTTCTTCTTCTACTTCTTCTCCCACATCCCAATAACACTGCTGGTGGATCTGCAGCCAATCCTGCCTTCCAGCTGGTACCCACAGGAG GTATTGGATTTGATGAAATGGTACGTTGTCAGTTTTAAAGACCATATGATGATGAACCCACCTGCTTGGTTTTTGAGCTTTGTGTACTGTGAAGCTCTCGTACAACTTCCTTTCTTCCCTGTAGCAGCATATGCTTTTTACAAAG GTGGCTGCAAATGGATAAGAATTCCAGCCATTGTCTATTCGGCTCACGTTGCCACCACAGTCATTGCTATTATTGCACATGTTCTCTTCGGAGAATTTCAAAAATACAATGGTGTGGATCCTCCCAACCAGAAAGAGCGGCTGACTTTGGTCTCAATTTATGCACCATACCTAGTCATACCCTTGCTCATTTTGCTCACCATGTTATTTAGTCCACGTTATAAACAGGAAGAAAAACGGAAAAGAAGGTAG